Genomic window (Arcobacter aquimarinus):
CGGGTTGTGACTGAAGAAATTTAGGCATTAAGGGACACAGAGGCCAAAACCCTATTTCAAAAAATATAATTAATTCAAGGAGAATTACTCATGGTTACAATGAAAGACCTATTAGAGTGTGGTGTACACTTCGGACACCAAACAAGAAGATGGAATCCAAAAATGAAAAAATTCATTTTCGGTGTTAGAAAAAATATCTATATTATAGATTTACAAAAAACATTAAGATATTTCAGATATACATATAATGTTGTTAGAGACAGAGCTGCTGAAGGTCAAACAATGATTTTCGTTGGAACTAAAAAACAAGCTAGCGAAACTATCAAAAAAGCTGCAATTTCTTGTGGTATGCCATATGTTAATCACAGATGGTTAGGTGGTATGTTAACTAACTTCGGAACAATTAAAAAATCAATTAGAAAATTAGAAATTATTAAAAAAATGAGAGAAGAAGGTCAATTAGATCTTTTAACTAAAAAAGAAGCTTTAATGCTTTCTAGAAAAGAAGAAAAATTAGAATTATACCTTGGTGGTATCAAAGAAATGCACAAACTTCCAGATATGATGTTTGTTCTTGATGCTGTTAAAGAAAAAATTGCTATTCAAGAAGCTAGAAGATTAGGAATTACAGTTGTTGCTCCTTTAGATACAAACTGTGACCCTGACGTTGTAGATTTACCAATTCCTGGAAATGATGACGCAATCAGATCAATTCACTTATTCTGCAACGAAATGGCTGCAGCTATGA
Coding sequences:
- the rpsB gene encoding 30S ribosomal protein S2; this translates as MVTMKDLLECGVHFGHQTRRWNPKMKKFIFGVRKNIYIIDLQKTLRYFRYTYNVVRDRAAEGQTMIFVGTKKQASETIKKAAISCGMPYVNHRWLGGMLTNFGTIKKSIRKLEIIKKMREEGQLDLLTKKEALMLSRKEEKLELYLGGIKEMHKLPDMMFVLDAVKEKIAIQEARRLGITVVAPLDTNCDPDVVDLPIPGNDDAIRSIHLFCNEMAAAMNEGKAALADETGADVEPVTVEETEALIAEAVAEGDVELTEEEQA